The following are encoded together in the Adhaeribacter arboris genome:
- a CDS encoding 1,4-dihydroxy-2-naphthoate polyprenyltransferase: protein MATFSPPVTPSSKAKAWIAAFRLRTLPLALASIGMGSFLAAVQGKFNWLVVFLCAFTTVLLQILSNLANDYGDSRHGADSQHREGPLRAVQAGAITAAEMKKGIYLTAFLSLLSGILLLYTAFGSSGLYLFLLFLSLGLLCIWAAVSYTAGGNPYGYAGFGDLAVFIFFGLIGVLGTFFLQTQAFSPAMLLPAASLGFFSTGVLNINNIRDIRSDELAGKRSVPVRLGPLRARIYHWILLGSGLLCAVVYVLQHYRSPWQFLFLLTLPLFFRNGSRVYQLQQPAQLDPYLKQMALSTMLFVLLFGLGQLIGL, encoded by the coding sequence TTGGCTACTTTTTCTCCTCCGGTTACCCCATCCAGCAAAGCTAAAGCCTGGATAGCTGCTTTCCGGCTACGAACTTTGCCCTTAGCTTTAGCGAGTATTGGCATGGGGAGTTTTTTAGCCGCCGTACAAGGGAAATTTAACTGGTTGGTGGTGTTCTTGTGCGCCTTTACCACGGTTTTATTGCAGATTTTATCTAATCTGGCCAACGACTACGGCGATTCGCGGCACGGTGCGGATAGCCAGCACCGCGAAGGACCATTACGAGCGGTACAAGCAGGAGCAATTACCGCCGCTGAAATGAAAAAAGGAATTTATTTAACAGCCTTTTTAAGCTTACTATCGGGTATTTTGCTTTTATATACTGCTTTTGGTTCTAGTGGCTTATACTTATTTTTACTTTTTCTGAGCTTAGGATTACTATGCATTTGGGCGGCTGTGTCGTATACGGCTGGGGGCAATCCGTACGGTTACGCGGGGTTTGGCGACCTGGCCGTTTTTATATTTTTTGGTTTGATAGGTGTACTCGGAACGTTTTTTTTGCAAACACAGGCTTTTTCACCTGCTATGCTCTTACCCGCCGCCAGCCTCGGTTTCTTCTCGACCGGGGTACTCAATATTAATAACATCCGGGATATTCGTTCGGATGAACTGGCCGGGAAACGATCGGTTCCGGTGCGTTTAGGTCCGCTGCGAGCCCGAATTTATCATTGGATATTACTGGGTAGCGGTTTGCTTTGTGCCGTTGTTTATGTTCTGCAACACTACCGTAGCCCTTGGCAATTTTTGTTTTTGCTTACCCTACCACTTTTTTTCCGGAATGGCTCCCGCGTTTACCAATTACAACAACCCGCCCAACTAGACCCTTACCTCAAGCAAATGGCCTTAAGCACCATGCTTTTTGTACTACTTTTTGGCCTCGGGCAGTTGATTGGATTGTAA
- a CDS encoding glutathione peroxidase — MKYTGILLLLSALFSCQQQATNAKEQTANLNETIMETAATAPVEGNKPSVYDFKFKSLQGEEINLNEYKGRKLLLVNVASECGFTPQYKELQQLYDQYAGKVVVIGFPANDFGGQEPGSNQEIATFCEKNYGVTFPVVEKITVTGPNQHPLYKFLSHKSLNGVTDEAPSWNFCKYLINEEGKVVQFFPSKVTPLSSELIAAIQK, encoded by the coding sequence ATGAAATACACCGGTATACTTTTATTGCTGTCCGCATTATTTAGCTGTCAGCAACAAGCGACTAACGCAAAAGAACAAACTGCTAACCTTAACGAAACAATTATGGAAACGGCTGCTACTGCACCGGTAGAAGGAAATAAGCCTTCGGTGTATGATTTTAAATTTAAATCTTTGCAAGGCGAAGAAATTAACCTGAACGAATATAAAGGCCGTAAATTGCTGCTGGTGAATGTAGCCTCGGAATGTGGGTTTACGCCGCAATACAAAGAGCTTCAGCAATTGTATGATCAATACGCGGGCAAAGTAGTGGTAATTGGTTTTCCGGCCAATGATTTCGGGGGCCAAGAACCCGGCTCGAACCAGGAAATTGCTACTTTTTGCGAAAAAAATTACGGCGTTACTTTTCCGGTAGTAGAGAAAATAACCGTTACCGGACCGAACCAACATCCCTTATATAAATTTTTATCGCACAAATCGCTGAACGGAGTTACCGACGAGGCGCCATCCTGGAACTTTTGTAAATACCTGATTAATGAAGAAGGAAAAGTAGTTCAATTCTTTCCGTCGAAAGTGACGCCGCTTAGTTCCGAACTAATTGCTGCTATTCAAAAATAA
- the argS gene encoding arginine--tRNA ligase produces MIELEQIIKENISQAFQNLYNLTVGPGSILLQPTRKEFAGTFTFVTFPYTKSIGKTPDIIGVELGKYLKENTTEVYNYNVVKGFLNLEIDDAIWAGVFRQLATDADFGYAKDKKSKVVVEYSSPNTNKPLHLGHLRNNFLGYSVAEILKANGHEVVKVNLVNDRGIHICKSMLAYQMYGQGETPQSSGIKGDHLAGKYYVLFDKAYKSEIDELVSSGMEAEAAKKEAPLMRHAQEMLQKWEQGDEEVMQLWQQMNGWVYEGFAETYQNIGVDFDKFYYESQTYLLGKSSVDEGLAKGVFFKKENGSVWVDLTAEGLDEKLVLRADGTSVYITQDLGTAELKYQDFGYDSSIYVIADEQNYHMQVLQAILKKLEKPYAHGIYHLSYGMVDLPSGKMKSREGTVVDADELVAEMVETARKQTDELGKIEGFTAAEAQQLYHVLAMGALKYFLLKVDPKKRMLFNPEESISFIGNTGPFIQYTHARIAAILRKAAELNIPTDATAYAEAVTFHETEREVITQLAAFPNVVQEAANLYAPSVVGQYAYELAKAYNRFYTEVSIFQETNTAVLSFRVTLSKMVAQTIKRSMLLLGIEVPERM; encoded by the coding sequence ATGATTGAATTAGAACAGATTATTAAAGAAAATATTAGTCAGGCATTTCAAAATTTATATAATTTAACAGTAGGGCCGGGGTCTATTTTGTTACAACCCACCCGTAAAGAATTTGCCGGTACCTTTACCTTTGTTACTTTTCCTTACACTAAAAGTATTGGCAAAACCCCGGATATTATTGGAGTAGAATTAGGTAAATACCTGAAAGAAAATACTACCGAAGTATACAATTACAATGTAGTAAAGGGTTTTTTAAATTTAGAAATAGACGATGCAATTTGGGCCGGAGTTTTCCGCCAGTTAGCTACCGATGCTGATTTTGGATATGCCAAAGACAAAAAAAGCAAAGTGGTAGTGGAGTATTCTTCACCCAATACGAATAAACCTTTGCACCTGGGGCATTTGCGCAATAACTTTTTAGGTTACTCCGTAGCCGAAATATTAAAAGCCAACGGGCATGAGGTGGTAAAAGTAAACTTGGTGAACGACCGGGGTATTCATATTTGCAAATCCATGCTGGCTTACCAAATGTACGGTCAAGGCGAAACCCCTCAATCTTCCGGCATTAAAGGCGATCACCTGGCGGGTAAGTATTATGTGCTGTTTGATAAAGCTTATAAATCGGAGATAGATGAACTGGTTTCCAGTGGTATGGAAGCAGAAGCAGCCAAAAAAGAAGCTCCTTTAATGCGGCACGCGCAGGAAATGCTGCAAAAATGGGAGCAAGGCGACGAAGAAGTGATGCAACTCTGGCAGCAAATGAACGGCTGGGTGTACGAAGGTTTTGCCGAAACTTATCAGAATATTGGCGTTGATTTCGATAAATTTTACTACGAATCCCAGACCTATTTACTGGGTAAATCTTCCGTAGACGAAGGCTTGGCCAAAGGCGTATTTTTTAAAAAAGAAAACGGTTCGGTTTGGGTAGATTTAACCGCCGAAGGGCTGGACGAAAAATTAGTGCTACGCGCCGATGGTACCTCGGTATACATTACCCAGGATTTAGGCACCGCCGAACTAAAATACCAGGACTTTGGCTACGACTCGTCTATTTACGTTATTGCCGATGAGCAAAATTACCACATGCAGGTGCTGCAAGCTATTCTTAAGAAGCTGGAAAAACCTTACGCCCATGGTATTTACCATTTATCTTACGGCATGGTAGATTTACCGTCGGGCAAAATGAAGTCGCGCGAAGGTACCGTAGTAGATGCCGACGAGCTGGTAGCCGAAATGGTAGAAACGGCTCGCAAACAAACCGATGAGTTAGGCAAGATTGAAGGTTTTACCGCCGCCGAAGCCCAGCAATTGTATCATGTACTGGCGATGGGTGCACTCAAATATTTTCTGCTGAAAGTAGACCCAAAGAAACGGATGCTGTTTAATCCGGAAGAATCCATCAGCTTTATTGGCAATACGGGGCCCTTTATTCAATACACCCACGCCCGGATAGCGGCTATTTTACGGAAAGCAGCGGAACTGAATATTCCAACGGATGCAACTGCCTATGCCGAAGCAGTAACTTTTCATGAAACGGAACGGGAGGTAATTACGCAACTGGCCGCCTTCCCGAACGTGGTACAAGAAGCGGCTAATTTGTACGCTCCTTCCGTTGTAGGGCAATACGCGTACGAGTTAGCCAAAGCTTATAATCGTTTTTACACCGAAGTATCTATTTTCCAGGAAACCAATACGGCCGTACTGAGCTTCCGGGTAACTTTATCTAAAATGGTAGCTCAAACTATTAAACGGTCTATGCTCCTGCTGGGCATTGAAGTTCCTGAGCGGATGTAG
- a CDS encoding arginase has translation MKNIKLIEVRSEIGAGTRGASMGVDALKVACLNKQSDYFKRFNSTEVANLNYVLFDRNLFPFAKYIDSVLTVQKSIASTVKQTMEQDMFPLVLAGDHSNAAGTIAGIKAANRDKTLGVIWIDAHADSHSPYTTPSGNMHGMPLGIALNEDNLCCQINNPDPETLFFWNALKRIGGEGPKLKPEHLVYVMVRSTEEPENTLMREHSIKNYKYDEFNAKGPVQVGQEVLERLRDCDIIYVSFDVDSLDPKFSRGTGTPVAIGLTVTQAQELCYTLCQSPKVCCFEMVEINPMLDIKNTMAKNAFRILEAATEAILNQSELTENLG, from the coding sequence ATGAAAAACATTAAACTCATTGAGGTACGTTCAGAAATCGGAGCCGGCACGCGTGGAGCGAGCATGGGCGTGGATGCCCTGAAAGTAGCCTGCTTGAATAAACAATCCGATTACTTTAAGCGTTTCAATTCTACGGAAGTTGCTAACTTAAATTATGTACTTTTCGACCGTAATTTATTTCCCTTCGCTAAATACATCGATTCGGTTTTAACGGTGCAAAAAAGTATAGCCTCCACGGTAAAACAAACCATGGAGCAAGACATGTTTCCGCTGGTTTTAGCCGGCGACCATTCTAATGCTGCCGGAACTATTGCCGGTATTAAAGCGGCTAATCGGGATAAAACGTTAGGTGTCATTTGGATTGATGCTCACGCGGATAGCCATTCGCCGTATACCACTCCTTCCGGTAACATGCACGGCATGCCTTTGGGTATTGCCTTAAACGAAGACAATCTATGCTGCCAGATAAATAATCCTGACCCGGAAACGCTTTTTTTCTGGAATGCTCTGAAAAGAATTGGGGGAGAGGGGCCTAAGCTCAAGCCAGAACATTTGGTTTATGTTATGGTGCGTTCCACGGAAGAGCCCGAAAATACCCTCATGCGGGAGCATAGTATAAAAAATTATAAATACGATGAGTTTAACGCGAAAGGCCCGGTGCAAGTAGGCCAAGAGGTATTAGAACGCTTACGGGATTGCGATATCATCTATGTGTCGTTTGATGTAGACAGCCTCGATCCTAAATTTTCGCGCGGTACCGGTACTCCTGTCGCCATTGGCCTCACGGTTACTCAGGCACAGGAGCTGTGTTATACTTTATGCCAAAGCCCCAAAGTTTGTTGTTTTGAGATGGTGGAGATTAACCCCATGCTGGACATTAAAAATACCATGGCTAAAAACGCTTTCCGCATACTGGAAGCTGCCACCGAGGCAATTCTAAATCAATCGGAGCTAACAGAAAATTTAGGTTAA
- a CDS encoding type III PLP-dependent enzyme domain-containing protein, translating into MDKYIDLINQTFDFPTEEFHVEDDQMIFNGIPLLEIIKEYGTPLKLTYLPKISSQIQKAKKLFKESIEKLNYKGTYTYCYCTKSSHFSFVLEEALKNDIHIETSSSYDIPIIRALYEKGKLGKDRYVICNGFKRELYKSYIAELINDGFYNVTPILDNLSEIDYYKEHVNEKCRLGIRVASDEEPKFEFYTSRLGIRYNDVVDLYLNKIKDDPKFELKMLHYFINSGIKDTSYYWSELSRFVHKYCELKKVCPELDSIDIGGGFPIKTSIQSEYNYRYMVEEILRTIQRICQAEGVPEPNIFTEFGIFTVGESGANIYSILDLKLQNDKELWYMIDGSFITNLPDSWALSQRYILLAINHLHKDYRRVQIGGLTCDSQDYYNSETHSFQVFLPIIAPDEKEPLYIGFFHTGAYQESLSGYGGIKHCLIPAPRHVIIDRDDNGHLKTKMFADEQDSDSMLKILGYK; encoded by the coding sequence ATGGATAAATACATCGATTTAATTAACCAAACATTTGATTTTCCCACCGAAGAATTTCACGTAGAAGATGACCAGATGATTTTTAACGGCATTCCGCTGCTCGAAATCATTAAAGAATACGGCACTCCGCTCAAACTCACTTATTTACCCAAAATCAGCTCTCAAATTCAGAAAGCCAAAAAGCTTTTTAAAGAATCCATAGAAAAGCTCAATTATAAAGGTACGTACACCTATTGCTATTGCACCAAATCTTCGCACTTTTCTTTTGTGCTCGAAGAGGCTTTAAAGAACGATATTCACATTGAAACTTCCTCGTCGTACGATATTCCGATTATCCGGGCATTATACGAAAAAGGCAAGTTGGGTAAAGACCGCTACGTAATTTGTAACGGCTTTAAACGGGAACTGTACAAAAGCTACATTGCCGAACTGATTAACGATGGTTTCTATAATGTAACCCCTATTCTGGACAACTTGTCGGAGATTGATTACTACAAAGAGCACGTAAACGAAAAATGCCGTTTGGGCATTCGGGTAGCATCCGACGAAGAGCCGAAATTTGAATTTTATACGTCGCGCTTGGGTATCCGCTACAACGATGTGGTAGACCTTTATTTAAATAAAATTAAGGACGATCCCAAATTTGAGCTTAAAATGCTGCACTATTTTATTAACAGCGGCATTAAAGATACTTCGTATTACTGGTCGGAACTGAGCCGGTTCGTACACAAATACTGCGAATTAAAGAAAGTTTGCCCCGAACTGGACAGCATTGATATTGGCGGCGGTTTCCCGATTAAAACCTCTATTCAGTCGGAGTACAATTACCGGTACATGGTAGAAGAAATATTGCGCACTATTCAGCGCATTTGCCAGGCCGAAGGTGTACCGGAGCCTAACATTTTTACCGAGTTTGGTATTTTTACGGTAGGCGAAAGCGGCGCGAATATTTATTCTATTCTGGATTTAAAGCTGCAAAACGATAAAGAATTGTGGTACATGATTGATGGCTCGTTTATTACCAACTTGCCGGATTCGTGGGCCTTGAGTCAAAGGTATATTTTACTGGCCATAAACCACCTGCACAAAGATTACCGGCGGGTACAGATTGGCGGCCTTACCTGCGACAGCCAGGATTACTACAATTCAGAAACGCACTCGTTCCAGGTGTTTTTACCCATTATTGCTCCTGACGAGAAAGAGCCCTTGTATATTGGCTTTTTCCATACCGGCGCTTACCAGGAATCATTGAGTGGCTACGGTGGTATCAAGCATTGTCTTATTCCTGCTCCCCGGCACGTTATCATCGATCGCGATGACAATGGGCATCTGAAAACCAAGATGTTTGCCGACGAGCAAGACAGTGATTCGATGTTAAAAATATTGGGTTACAAATAA
- a CDS encoding D-glycero-alpha-D-manno-heptose-1,7-bisphosphate 7-phosphatase: MTKQKCVFLDRDGVLNVERGDYTYLPEDFILEEKVPEALALLKQRDFLLIVVTNQGGLAKGLFTRAQMEACHQKLLQNGNYLIDAIYYAPSHPAISASLSRKPDSLMLEKAIAKFNISPTESWLVGDQLRDMQAAGKVGVKGILVGPHAPETYVRQQQNLWEAARFIIAQA, encoded by the coding sequence ATGACTAAACAAAAATGCGTTTTCTTGGACCGCGACGGAGTATTGAACGTAGAACGCGGCGATTACACTTATTTGCCCGAAGATTTTATCTTAGAAGAAAAAGTGCCGGAGGCGCTAGCCTTATTGAAGCAAAGAGACTTTTTATTAATTGTGGTTACCAACCAGGGAGGTTTGGCTAAAGGATTGTTCACCCGGGCACAAATGGAAGCCTGCCACCAGAAATTACTGCAAAATGGCAATTACCTTATTGATGCTATTTATTATGCGCCCAGCCATCCGGCTATTTCGGCATCGTTGTCCCGTAAACCCGACTCATTGATGCTGGAAAAAGCAATTGCTAAATTTAATATCTCTCCAACCGAGTCGTGGTTAGTCGGTGATCAATTGCGCGACATGCAAGCGGCCGGAAAAGTAGGCGTAAAGGGTATTTTAGTAGGGCCACATGCACCCGAAACTTATGTCCGGCAGCAGCAAAATCTCTGGGAAGCAGCCCGGTTTATTATAGCCCAAGCATAA